A single Sutterella megalosphaeroides DNA region contains:
- the glmM gene encoding phosphoglucosamine mutase — MARHYFGTDGVRGKVGEAPITPDFVMKLGMAAGRVLRRRSPSGHAAVLIGKDTRVSGYMLEAALQAGFSAAGVDIVLCGPIPTPAVAYLTRALRLDAGVVISASHNPYDDNGIKFFSGEGTKFPDEVEEEIEAEIDLGYSCVPSAELGKARRLDDAAGRYIEFCKSTIDSSVNLRGMKIFVDCANGAAYHVAPDVLHELGAEVRTDGVTPDGLNINDGVGATHTEHLSERTRDAGCELGVSLDGDADRLIMADACGRVYTGDELLYVIVRDRMAQGEVAGVVGTLMTNFGLEKRLTELGVPFARAKVGDRYVLEMLKAKGWLYGGETSGHLLALDRQTTGDGIVSALQVLAALRRSGKTLAELTADLALMPQVLVNRRITKGWDWKSHAPFIEAVERAEAALAGRGRVLIRPSGTEPLLRVMVEADDKELASRTAHELADLIPATEA; from the coding sequence ATGGCGCGTCATTATTTCGGAACCGACGGTGTTCGAGGCAAGGTGGGCGAAGCCCCCATTACGCCCGACTTCGTGATGAAACTCGGCATGGCGGCCGGGCGCGTACTGCGTCGACGCAGCCCCTCGGGGCACGCCGCGGTGCTGATCGGCAAGGACACGCGCGTCTCGGGCTACATGCTCGAAGCGGCCCTGCAGGCGGGCTTTTCCGCCGCCGGGGTCGATATCGTCCTCTGCGGCCCCATTCCGACCCCCGCGGTCGCGTACCTCACGCGCGCCCTGCGTCTTGACGCGGGCGTCGTGATTTCGGCGAGCCACAACCCGTACGATGACAACGGGATCAAGTTCTTCTCGGGCGAAGGGACGAAGTTCCCCGACGAAGTCGAAGAAGAGATCGAAGCCGAGATCGACCTCGGTTACTCGTGCGTGCCGTCGGCCGAACTCGGCAAGGCCCGTCGTCTTGACGACGCCGCGGGCCGCTACATCGAATTCTGCAAGTCGACGATCGACTCCTCCGTGAACCTTCGCGGCATGAAGATTTTCGTCGACTGCGCGAACGGCGCCGCCTACCACGTCGCGCCCGACGTGCTCCACGAACTCGGCGCCGAAGTGCGCACGGACGGCGTCACCCCCGACGGCCTCAACATCAACGACGGCGTGGGCGCAACCCACACCGAACACCTCTCCGAGCGCACGCGCGACGCGGGGTGCGAACTCGGCGTGAGCCTCGACGGCGACGCCGACCGACTCATCATGGCGGACGCCTGCGGGCGCGTCTATACCGGGGACGAGCTCCTTTACGTGATCGTTCGCGACCGTATGGCGCAAGGGGAGGTCGCCGGTGTGGTAGGCACCCTTATGACGAATTTCGGCCTTGAAAAGCGCCTCACCGAACTCGGCGTCCCCTTTGCCCGCGCGAAAGTGGGCGACCGCTACGTGCTCGAAATGCTGAAGGCGAAGGGGTGGCTCTATGGGGGCGAAACCTCGGGGCACCTCCTCGCGCTCGACCGTCAGACGACGGGCGACGGGATCGTGAGCGCCCTGCAGGTTCTCGCCGCGCTGCGCCGCTCCGGAAAGACCCTTGCGGAGCTCACCGCCGACCTCGCGCTCATGCCGCAGGTGCTCGTCAACCGCCGCATCACGAAGGGCTGGGACTGGAAGTCGCACGCGCCCTTCATCGAAGCGGTCGAACGTGCGGAAGCGGCTCTTGCGGGCCGCGGGCGCGTCCTTATTCGTCCCTCGGGGACGGAGCCCCTTTTGCGTGTCATGGTCGAAGCCGACGACAAGGAGCTCGCCTCCCGTACGGCGCACGAACTCGCCGATCTCATCCCCGCGACCGAGGCTTGA
- a CDS encoding YbaB/EbfC family nucleoid-associated protein, translating to MRGMGGMGGMGGLMAQAQKMQAKLAKVQEEIAQMEIEGEAGSGAVKVVISGKHECRRVTIDPKTVDPDDIEMLEDLVTLAFNDAVTKLSAVSEARMRQAVPLPPGMKMPF from the coding sequence ATGCGCGGAATGGGTGGCATGGGCGGTATGGGCGGACTGATGGCCCAGGCCCAGAAGATGCAGGCGAAGCTCGCCAAGGTTCAGGAAGAAATCGCTCAGATGGAAATCGAAGGCGAAGCCGGTAGCGGCGCCGTCAAGGTGGTGATCAGCGGCAAGCACGAATGCCGTCGCGTGACGATCGACCCGAAGACGGTCGATCCCGATGACATCGAAATGCTCGAAGACCTGGTGACGCTTGCGTTCAACGACGCCGTGACGAAGCTCTCGGCCGTGAGCGAAGCGCGCATGCGCCAGGCCGTTCCCCTGCCTCCCGGCATGAAGATGCCCTTCTGA
- the yhbY gene encoding ribosome assembly RNA-binding protein YhbY — MKEIILARDTRLALRAQAHHLDPVVLLGVNGLTEAVMKEIDRELKAHELIKVRVPTDDREEREAVFAEVAETLGCARVQMIGKLLVLWRPADESVDPKEAEESARIAALAFGRGSVAGKARAEAPVKPRKAPVKTDKPAKKVASKKPGEKKKKKAEPAPRRARPKRTRTTKKAALAKS; from the coding sequence ATGAAGGAAATCATTCTCGCGCGTGACACGCGACTCGCCTTGCGTGCTCAGGCCCATCACCTCGACCCCGTCGTTCTCCTCGGCGTCAACGGCCTCACCGAAGCCGTCATGAAGGAAATCGACCGCGAACTGAAGGCCCACGAACTCATCAAGGTGCGCGTGCCGACCGACGACCGCGAAGAACGCGAAGCCGTGTTCGCCGAAGTGGCCGAAACGCTCGGCTGCGCGCGCGTTCAGATGATCGGCAAGCTTCTCGTTCTCTGGCGTCCGGCCGACGAATCGGTCGACCCGAAGGAAGCCGAAGAGTCCGCCCGCATCGCCGCGCTCGCCTTCGGCCGCGGCTCGGTCGCGGGCAAGGCCCGCGCGGAAGCGCCCGTCAAGCCCCGCAAGGCTCCGGTGAAGACCGACAAGCCCGCCAAGAAAGTCGCCTCGAAGAAGCCGGGCGAAAAGAAGAAGAAGAAGGCCGAACCCGCGCCGCGCCGCGCTCGTCCGAAGCGCACCCGCACGACGAAGAAGGCCGCGCTCGCGAAGTCCTGA
- a CDS encoding Smr/MutS family protein, which produces MQYSSLADLKAVSRELKEKAKAAEEERRREEERRLAATKDARAFRAAMADLGVTPSKDANRVSHAARPKTPTPQAKALAAKLADETPADRFSDECDPSDFLNEEDLFFRREGVSPELPKRLRRGEWTVQAKLDLHGLYVDEARVVFAKFLDDCRIRGYRCLSIVHGKGYGSAGGQSVLREKVRRWVKQCDDVIAFAQAAPSKGDAGALIVLLKQPGAR; this is translated from the coding sequence ATGCAGTATTCGAGCCTTGCGGATCTGAAAGCCGTCAGCCGCGAACTCAAGGAAAAGGCCAAGGCCGCCGAAGAAGAACGTCGTCGCGAAGAAGAGCGACGCCTGGCCGCGACGAAAGACGCCCGCGCCTTCCGTGCCGCCATGGCCGACCTCGGCGTGACGCCCTCCAAAGACGCGAACCGCGTCTCGCACGCCGCACGCCCCAAGACCCCGACCCCTCAAGCCAAAGCGCTTGCCGCGAAGCTTGCCGACGAGACGCCCGCCGATCGCTTCTCCGACGAGTGCGATCCGTCCGACTTCCTTAACGAAGAAGACCTCTTTTTCCGTCGCGAAGGGGTATCCCCCGAACTCCCCAAGCGTCTGCGTCGGGGCGAGTGGACCGTGCAGGCAAAGCTCGACCTTCACGGTCTCTACGTCGACGAAGCGCGCGTTGTCTTTGCGAAGTTCCTCGACGACTGCCGCATCCGCGGCTACCGGTGCCTCTCGATCGTGCACGGCAAGGGCTACGGCTCCGCGGGCGGGCAGAGCGTGCTGCGCGAAAAGGTGCGCCGCTGGGTGAAGCAGTGCGACGACGTGATCGCCTTCGCGCAGGCCGCGCCCTCGAAGGGCGACGCGGGCGCGCTGATCGTGCTTCTCAAGCAGCCCGGAGCCCGATAA
- the folP gene encoding dihydropteroate synthase, giving the protein MPLIWRTRTRTYDLDATAPLVMGILNVTPDSFSDGGDHNAPEAAIAWAEGMKGLADIVDVGGESTRPGFGETAVTLEMELERVLPVVTELARRGVSVSVDTSKAGVMRAAAEAGAEILNDIRGFELPGALETAAETECGLVIMDRTQLDPEADAVDAVRRYLEGRTEAFLKAGVDASRICWDPGVGFGKTYEQNLDLWAAIERFADSGFPVMTAISRKSMIGLSTGIEKPKDRVDASVAGALLAASAGSHVLRVHDVRATADACAMLRVWRRTRARLGL; this is encoded by the coding sequence ATGCCGCTTATCTGGCGCACCCGCACCCGTACTTACGATCTCGACGCGACGGCTCCGCTCGTTATGGGGATTCTCAACGTCACGCCCGATTCCTTCTCGGACGGGGGCGACCACAATGCCCCGGAAGCGGCGATCGCCTGGGCCGAAGGCATGAAGGGCCTCGCCGACATCGTCGACGTCGGGGGCGAATCGACCCGTCCGGGGTTCGGCGAAACGGCCGTGACGCTTGAAATGGAACTCGAGCGAGTGCTGCCCGTCGTTACCGAACTCGCTCGCCGGGGCGTTTCCGTGAGCGTCGACACCTCGAAGGCGGGCGTCATGCGCGCCGCGGCCGAAGCGGGCGCCGAAATCCTCAACGACATCCGCGGGTTCGAGCTCCCCGGGGCCCTTGAAACGGCCGCGGAAACGGAGTGCGGTCTCGTCATCATGGACCGTACGCAGCTCGACCCCGAAGCCGATGCGGTCGATGCGGTGCGCCGCTACCTCGAAGGCCGTACCGAGGCTTTCCTCAAGGCAGGGGTCGACGCCTCGCGCATCTGCTGGGACCCGGGCGTGGGCTTCGGGAAGACTTACGAACAGAATCTCGACCTCTGGGCCGCGATCGAACGCTTTGCGGACTCGGGTTTCCCCGTCATGACGGCGATCTCCCGCAAGTCCATGATCGGGTTGTCGACGGGTATCGAAAAGCCCAAGGACCGCGTCGACGCGAGCGTCGCGGGGGCGCTTCTCGCCGCCTCGGCGGGCTCGCACGTCCTGCGCGTTCACGACGTTCGCGCGACGGCCGACGCCTGCGCCATGCTGCGCGTCTGGCGCCGCACCCGCGCCCGACTCGGCCTTTGA
- the ftsH gene encoding ATP-dependent zinc metalloprotease FtsH, which translates to MDNKSFARIAVWVLVAVVLFTVFRQFDATEPSKLDTTSYTQFMEDAKSGKIRRVDIQGSRITVTPQTGSEYTLTSPGDLWMVDDLRKSGVQVYGKAEEEPSLLLSVFVSWFPMLLLIGVWIFFMRRMQGGGAGGGAFSFGKSKARMLDDQENKVRFKDVAGCDEAKEDVQEIVDFLRDPNKFQRLGGRIPRGVLLVGSPGTGKTLLAKAIAGEAGVPFFTISGSDFVEMFVGVGAARVRDMFETAKKNSPCIIFIDEIDAVGRQRGAGLGGGNDEREQTLNQMLVEMDGFDTGANVIVIAATNRPDVLDPALLRPGRFDRQVVVPLPDIRGREQILNVHMRKIPVGADIDAAVIARGTPGFSGADLANLVNEAALFAARRNGRVVKMVDFENAKDKIMMGSERRAMVMNEEERRNTAYHESGHAVVAYLLPKSDPVHKVTIVPRGRALGLTMQLPTEDHYSYDRQYLLTRIAILFGGRIAEEVFMHQMTTGASNDFERATQLARDMVTRYGMSERMGPMVYAENEGEVFLGRSVTKTTHVSERTMQEVDAEIRRIIDEQYAEARRLIEENADKMHVMAKALLDWETIDADQIADIMAGKTPRPPKDWTPKDEKGKAAKKDDEEKSESADKAEKAEKADDAQPKETTDRAPEASEPSADADRGDEPSRKDGGNA; encoded by the coding sequence TTGGATAACAAGTCGTTTGCCCGCATTGCCGTGTGGGTTCTCGTTGCCGTCGTGCTCTTTACCGTATTCCGGCAGTTCGACGCCACCGAGCCCTCGAAGCTCGATACGACGAGCTACACCCAGTTCATGGAGGATGCGAAGTCCGGGAAGATCCGCCGCGTGGATATTCAGGGCTCCCGCATCACCGTCACCCCGCAGACGGGGAGCGAGTACACGCTCACGAGCCCGGGCGACCTCTGGATGGTCGACGATCTGCGCAAGTCGGGTGTTCAGGTCTACGGCAAGGCCGAAGAAGAACCGTCGCTTCTGCTCTCGGTTTTCGTCTCCTGGTTCCCGATGCTCCTTCTGATCGGCGTGTGGATTTTCTTCATGCGTCGCATGCAGGGGGGCGGTGCCGGGGGCGGCGCCTTCAGCTTCGGGAAGTCGAAGGCCCGCATGCTCGACGACCAGGAAAACAAGGTTCGCTTCAAGGACGTCGCCGGCTGCGACGAAGCCAAGGAAGACGTGCAGGAAATCGTCGACTTCCTGCGCGACCCGAACAAGTTCCAGCGTCTCGGCGGCCGCATCCCGCGCGGCGTCCTCCTCGTCGGTTCCCCGGGTACGGGTAAGACGCTTCTCGCCAAGGCGATCGCCGGCGAAGCGGGCGTGCCCTTCTTCACGATTTCGGGTTCGGACTTCGTCGAAATGTTCGTCGGCGTCGGTGCCGCGCGCGTTCGCGACATGTTCGAAACCGCCAAGAAGAATTCGCCCTGCATCATCTTCATCGACGAAATCGACGCGGTCGGCCGCCAGCGCGGCGCGGGCCTCGGCGGCGGCAACGACGAACGCGAGCAGACCCTCAACCAGATGCTCGTCGAAATGGACGGGTTCGATACGGGCGCGAACGTGATCGTGATCGCCGCGACGAACCGTCCCGACGTGCTCGACCCGGCGCTCCTGCGTCCGGGCCGCTTCGACCGTCAGGTCGTGGTTCCGTTGCCCGACATTCGCGGTCGCGAACAGATCCTCAACGTGCACATGCGCAAGATCCCCGTCGGCGCCGACATCGACGCCGCCGTGATCGCCCGCGGCACGCCGGGTTTCTCGGGCGCGGACCTCGCGAACCTCGTGAACGAAGCGGCGCTCTTTGCCGCGCGTCGCAACGGTCGCGTCGTGAAGATGGTCGACTTCGAAAACGCCAAAGACAAGATCATGATGGGCAGCGAACGCCGCGCCATGGTCATGAACGAAGAGGAGCGCCGCAACACGGCCTACCACGAGTCGGGCCACGCCGTCGTCGCCTACCTCCTTCCGAAGAGCGACCCCGTGCACAAGGTGACGATCGTTCCGCGCGGCCGCGCGCTCGGCCTCACGATGCAGCTTCCGACCGAGGACCACTACAGCTACGACCGTCAGTACCTCCTCACGCGCATCGCGATTCTCTTCGGCGGCCGCATCGCCGAAGAAGTCTTCATGCACCAGATGACGACGGGCGCTTCGAACGACTTCGAACGCGCCACGCAGCTCGCGCGCGACATGGTGACCCGCTACGGGATGAGCGAACGCATGGGCCCGATGGTCTACGCCGAAAACGAAGGCGAAGTGTTCCTCGGCCGCTCGGTGACGAAGACGACGCACGTGTCGGAGCGCACCATGCAGGAAGTTGACGCGGAAATCCGCCGCATCATCGACGAGCAGTACGCCGAAGCGCGCCGCCTGATCGAAGAGAACGCCGACAAGATGCACGTCATGGCGAAGGCCCTGCTCGATTGGGAAACGATCGACGCAGACCAGATCGCCGACATCATGGCCGGCAAGACCCCGCGTCCTCCGAAGGATTGGACGCCGAAGGACGAAAAGGGCAAGGCCGCGAAGAAGGACGACGAGGAAAAGAGCGAGAGCGCCGACAAGGCCGAGAAGGCCGAGAAGGCCGACGACGCGCAGCCGAAGGAAACGACGGATCGCGCGCCCGAAGCGTCCGAACCGTCCGCCGACGCCGATCGCGGCGACGAACCCTCCCGCAAGGACGGAGGGAACGCCTGA
- a CDS encoding P-II family nitrogen regulator: MKQIVAVIKPFKLDEVREALSEVGVHGLTVTEVKGFGRQKGHTELYRGAEYVVDFLPKLKIETVVSDDILEQAIEEIRKAAYTGRIGDGKIFVFDVEQVIRIRTGETGEAAV, translated from the coding sequence ATGAAGCAGATCGTAGCCGTCATCAAGCCCTTCAAACTCGACGAAGTGCGCGAAGCCCTCTCCGAAGTGGGCGTTCACGGACTTACCGTGACGGAAGTGAAGGGGTTCGGGCGCCAGAAGGGCCACACGGAGCTCTACCGCGGCGCCGAGTACGTGGTCGACTTCCTGCCGAAGCTCAAGATCGAAACCGTGGTGTCGGACGACATCCTCGAGCAGGCGATCGAAGAGATCCGCAAGGCCGCCTACACGGGTCGCATCGGCGACGGAAAGATTTTCGTTTTCGACGTCGAGCAGGTGATCCGCATTCGCACGGGCGAAACGGGCGAAGCGGCGGTGTGA
- a CDS encoding RlmE family RNA methyltransferase: MPVATKKLRSNRAWIERHINDPFVKRSRAEGYRARSVYKLTELDDREHLLRRGMTVVDLGAAPGSWTQIVRERLSDRSGRVEGRIIAMDILPMDPIDGVTFLQGDFREQEVADKLTEILNGDKVDVVLSDMAPNLSGIAAADAARSLLLNELALEFCMEHLKDSGVFVTKAFQGSGYSQYVEALKKVFKKVYTRKPAASRDTSAEVYLVARELKPKK; encoded by the coding sequence ATGCCTGTTGCAACGAAAAAGCTCAGATCCAACCGTGCCTGGATCGAACGTCACATCAATGACCCGTTCGTGAAGCGTTCCCGCGCGGAAGGCTATCGAGCCCGTTCGGTGTACAAACTCACCGAACTCGACGATCGGGAACATCTGCTTCGCCGCGGCATGACCGTGGTGGACCTGGGTGCGGCGCCGGGCAGCTGGACGCAGATCGTTCGCGAGCGTCTGTCGGACCGATCGGGCCGTGTCGAAGGCCGCATCATTGCCATGGACATCCTGCCGATGGATCCGATTGACGGCGTGACCTTCCTGCAGGGCGACTTTCGCGAGCAGGAGGTGGCCGACAAGCTGACCGAGATTCTAAACGGAGACAAGGTCGACGTGGTGCTTTCGGACATGGCTCCGAATCTCTCGGGGATCGCCGCGGCCGATGCGGCCCGTTCGCTCCTTTTGAACGAGCTTGCGCTCGAATTCTGCATGGAGCACCTCAAAGACTCGGGCGTTTTCGTGACGAAGGCCTTCCAGGGCTCGGGCTACTCGCAGTACGTCGAAGCGCTGAAGAAGGTCTTCAAGAAGGTCTATACCCGCAAGCCAGCCGCTTCGCGCGACACCTCGGCCGAGGTCTACCTCGTGGCGCGGGAACTCAAGCCGAAGAAATAA
- the greA gene encoding transcription elongation factor GreA: protein MLNRIPITIKGAEKLKSELEYLKKTARPAVVAAIAEAREKGDLSENAEYDAAREEQGHIEGRIAELEGKIPALQVIDPKTVDAGDRIVFGATVTLYNEDDDASVTYQIVGDDEADIKQNLISVSSPIARALIGKFEGDVVKFMAPKGEVTYEIKEVQYL from the coding sequence ATGTTGAACCGCATTCCCATCACGATCAAGGGCGCCGAAAAGCTCAAGAGCGAACTCGAATACCTCAAGAAGACCGCCCGTCCGGCCGTCGTCGCCGCCATCGCGGAGGCCCGCGAAAAGGGCGACCTTTCGGAAAACGCCGAGTACGATGCCGCCCGCGAGGAGCAGGGTCACATCGAGGGCCGCATTGCCGAGCTCGAAGGGAAGATTCCAGCTCTGCAGGTGATCGATCCCAAGACCGTCGATGCGGGCGACCGCATCGTGTTCGGTGCGACGGTGACGCTCTACAACGAAGACGACGACGCGAGCGTCACCTACCAGATCGTGGGCGACGACGAAGCGGACATCAAGCAGAACCTGATTTCCGTCTCGTCCCCGATCGCGCGCGCCCTCATCGGCAAGTTCGAAGGCGACGTCGTGAAGTTCATGGCCCCGAAGGGCGAAGTCACGTACGAAATCAAAGAGGTTCAGTACCTCTGA
- a CDS encoding SIS domain-containing protein, with protein MSKEHILAALSEAHTALEALMKNEDALSAVDRAAGVFADCIEAGGRIYSCGNGGSLCDAMHFAEEMTGRYRSDRRPYGATAISDVSHMACVGNDYGYEDVFSRWVEGFGRKGDVLLAISTSGTSKNILKAVRAAKACGMTVVGMTGREGSPLALESDVAIVTPAGRWADRVQELHIKCIHIMIELVERRLDPQNYANE; from the coding sequence ATGAGCAAGGAACACATTCTCGCCGCCCTTTCGGAGGCGCACACGGCACTCGAAGCCCTCATGAAGAACGAGGACGCTCTCTCGGCCGTGGACCGTGCGGCCGGGGTCTTTGCCGACTGCATCGAAGCGGGCGGACGCATTTATTCGTGCGGCAACGGCGGCAGCCTCTGCGACGCGATGCACTTCGCCGAAGAAATGACGGGGCGCTACCGGAGCGATCGTCGTCCCTACGGGGCGACCGCGATTTCGGACGTCTCCCACATGGCCTGCGTCGGGAACGACTACGGCTACGAAGACGTCTTCTCGCGCTGGGTCGAAGGGTTCGGTCGCAAGGGGGACGTGCTCCTGGCGATTTCGACCTCGGGGACGAGCAAAAACATTCTGAAGGCGGTGCGCGCGGCAAAGGCCTGCGGCATGACGGTCGTCGGCATGACGGGGCGCGAAGGGTCGCCCCTTGCACTCGAATCGGACGTGGCGATCGTGACCCCCGCGGGCCGTTGGGCGGACCGCGTGCAGGAACTGCACATCAAGTGCATCCACATCATGATCGAGCTCGTCGAACGGCGGCTCGACCCGCAAAACTACGCGAACGAGTGA
- the recR gene encoding recombination mediator RecR, giving the protein MNSPGAFPPSLDALVKVLAEMPGYGPKSAQRAAFHLLSGEHARLKTLIAALTEADRRLHRCPHCNTFCESDVCDVCADEGRDRTMLCVVESVADQLALDASLAWPGLYFVLAGRLAPIDDVGPEEIGLPRFIERVAEGVAKDGLREVVVATSYTPEGDATAYYLIDALKKRWPDLRVTRLARGLPSGLEIEYTDLSTIAGAVYSRREA; this is encoded by the coding sequence ATGAATTCTCCGGGAGCTTTTCCTCCGTCCCTGGACGCCCTCGTCAAGGTGCTCGCCGAGATGCCGGGCTACGGCCCGAAGTCCGCGCAGCGCGCGGCCTTTCACCTTCTCTCGGGCGAGCACGCGCGTCTGAAGACCCTGATTGCCGCCCTTACCGAAGCGGACCGGCGTCTGCATCGGTGTCCCCACTGCAACACGTTTTGCGAGTCCGACGTCTGCGACGTGTGTGCGGACGAGGGGCGCGACCGCACGATGCTCTGCGTCGTCGAAAGCGTCGCGGACCAGCTCGCGCTCGACGCGTCGCTCGCGTGGCCGGGGCTCTACTTCGTGCTCGCCGGGCGCCTCGCTCCGATCGACGACGTGGGGCCCGAAGAAATCGGCCTGCCGCGCTTCATCGAACGCGTGGCCGAAGGGGTTGCGAAGGACGGCCTGCGCGAAGTGGTCGTCGCCACCTCCTATACGCCCGAGGGCGACGCGACCGCCTACTATCTGATTGACGCCCTCAAAAAGCGCTGGCCCGACCTCAGGGTGACCCGTCTCGCGCGAGGTCTTCCCTCGGGCCTTGAAATCGAATACACGGACCTGAGCACCATCGCGGGGGCCGTCTACTCGCGCCGCGAGGCGTGA
- the modD gene encoding ModD protein, which produces MHFTDAYLEGLLVDDCPYDDLTTEGLGIGDTEGVVEAAPKAPGIVAGLDAACRLFELRGARVERLAKDGDAVEAGQVILRACGRASELHAVYKTAQNVLEYASGVANRAADMVRAAKAENPRAQVALTRKHFPGTKPIVYAAVRAAGGIVHRYGLSDSVLVFDQHRVFCASPDAAVARLKESAPERKIAVEVDSIEEGLRYAAAGADIIQCERFAPETVAEFRRVLSEKHPNVVINVAGGVTAQNAAEYARAGADVLVTSWPYFGKPFDVKMRFSCPNPGACK; this is translated from the coding sequence ATGCACTTCACGGATGCGTACCTCGAGGGGCTCCTCGTCGACGACTGCCCGTACGACGACCTGACGACCGAAGGACTCGGAATCGGCGACACGGAGGGCGTCGTCGAAGCCGCGCCCAAAGCGCCCGGGATCGTGGCGGGGCTCGATGCGGCGTGCCGCCTTTTCGAACTGCGCGGGGCCCGCGTCGAGCGGCTCGCCAAGGACGGCGACGCGGTCGAAGCGGGGCAGGTCATCCTGCGTGCCTGCGGTCGCGCGTCGGAACTGCACGCGGTTTATAAAACCGCCCAGAACGTGCTGGAGTACGCGTCGGGCGTCGCAAACCGCGCGGCCGACATGGTGCGCGCCGCCAAGGCGGAAAACCCGCGCGCGCAGGTCGCCCTCACCCGCAAGCACTTCCCCGGCACGAAGCCGATCGTTTATGCGGCCGTGCGCGCCGCGGGCGGCATCGTGCACCGCTACGGCCTTTCCGACTCGGTGCTCGTTTTCGATCAGCATCGGGTCTTTTGCGCGTCGCCCGACGCGGCCGTCGCCCGTCTGAAGGAAAGCGCTCCGGAGCGCAAAATCGCGGTCGAAGTCGATTCGATCGAAGAAGGCCTTCGGTACGCCGCGGCGGGTGCGGACATCATTCAGTGCGAGCGCTTTGCGCCCGAGACCGTGGCCGAATTCCGACGCGTGCTCAGCGAAAAGCATCCGAACGTCGTCATCAACGTCGCGGGCGGCGTGACCGCGCAGAACGCGGCCGAGTACGCGCGCGCCGGAGCGGACGTGCTCGTGACGAGCTGGCCCTATTTCGGAAAGCCCTTCGACGTCAAGATGCGCTTTTCCTGCCCGAACCCCGGAGCGTGCAAATGA